Proteins co-encoded in one Flavobacterium sp. M31R6 genomic window:
- a CDS encoding CopD family protein yields the protein MDYYNYLKSLHLIFVITWFAGLFYIVRLFVYQIEAADKPSPEKEILQKQYKIMAYRLWYIITWPSAVLASFFAFWMLFFTDLGNAWLQMPWMHVKLGFVFVLYLYHLKCQQIFSQLQRDEVKYTTNFMRLWNEVATIILFAVVFLVILKNAVNWIYGVIGIFLFSITIMLGFKFYKRIRERNKS from the coding sequence ATGGATTACTATAATTACCTCAAATCCCTACACCTCATCTTTGTCATCACCTGGTTCGCAGGTTTATTCTATATCGTTCGATTATTTGTTTACCAAATAGAAGCAGCCGATAAACCTTCACCCGAAAAGGAAATTCTTCAAAAACAATATAAAATTATGGCTTACCGATTGTGGTATATCATTACTTGGCCATCCGCCGTATTGGCTAGCTTTTTTGCTTTTTGGATGCTGTTTTTTACCGATTTGGGAAATGCCTGGTTGCAAATGCCATGGATGCATGTAAAACTTGGCTTTGTTTTTGTGCTATATTTATATCATTTAAAATGCCAACAAATTTTCAGTCAATTGCAGAGAGACGAAGTAAAATACACTACCAATTTCATGCGTTTGTGGAACGAAGTAGCCACCATAATTTTATTCGCAGTCGTGTTTTTGGTCATATTAAAAAATGCGGTGAACTGGATTTACGGCGTAATTGGTATTTTCTTATTTTCGATTACTATTATGTTGGGTTTTAAATTTTACAAAAGGATTAGGGAGCGAAATAAATCGTAA
- a CDS encoding MATE family efflux transporter: protein MAVTSEELGTQDIKKLLIKQAVPSSIGILFMSVNILIDTIFVGQWIGSLAIAALTVVLPITFLISSLGMAIGVGGGSVLSRALGSNDKEKAKHTFGNQIMLTFLLSMLFSILGLIFSEQMLLLFGAKGAIMEPAREFFIPIIISVPFLALCMMGNNIIRAEGKAKFAMVAMIIPAFVNIVLDIIFIKLMNLGVFGAAFATSISYFMCFAFVFWFFVSKSELQLKTKHLKFQIPILKEITKLSFVTFSRQGVVSILAIILNHTLYIYGGEHSITVYGIISRMLMFALFPILGITQGFLPIAGFNYGAKNTKRVHESVVISIKYAALLATIIFVMILFFAQSIVTVFTNDPKVIAETPNALRWVFAASPIIAIQLIGAAYFQAAGKAKKALFLTLTKQGFFLIPLVLILPHFLGIFGVWIAFPIADVLSTIITAYFLKKEMNINPITATDGLL from the coding sequence ATGGCCGTAACCTCCGAAGAATTAGGAACGCAAGACATAAAGAAACTCTTGATTAAACAAGCGGTTCCTTCTTCTATTGGTATCTTATTCATGTCGGTTAACATCCTTATCGATACCATATTTGTGGGACAGTGGATTGGTTCACTAGCCATTGCTGCGCTCACCGTTGTTTTACCCATAACGTTTCTGATTTCGTCATTAGGAATGGCAATTGGCGTGGGCGGAGGTTCTGTCCTGTCAAGAGCTTTAGGTTCCAACGACAAGGAGAAAGCCAAGCATACTTTTGGTAATCAGATTATGTTGACATTTTTATTGTCGATGCTATTTTCTATTTTGGGATTGATTTTTAGCGAACAGATGTTGTTGCTTTTTGGCGCCAAAGGAGCGATTATGGAACCCGCAAGAGAATTCTTTATACCCATCATCATTAGTGTCCCATTTTTGGCGCTCTGTATGATGGGAAATAACATTATTCGTGCCGAAGGCAAAGCTAAGTTTGCCATGGTAGCCATGATAATTCCGGCATTTGTAAATATTGTCCTTGATATCATTTTTATCAAATTGATGAACTTGGGTGTATTCGGTGCCGCATTTGCAACTTCCATTTCTTACTTTATGTGTTTTGCGTTTGTCTTTTGGTTTTTTGTGTCCAAAAGTGAACTACAACTGAAAACAAAACATCTAAAATTTCAGATTCCAATTTTAAAAGAAATCACCAAATTGAGTTTTGTTACTTTCTCGAGACAGGGAGTAGTAAGCATACTGGCCATTATATTGAATCACACTTTATACATTTACGGAGGCGAACATTCTATAACTGTTTATGGAATTATAAGTCGAATGTTGATGTTTGCCCTGTTCCCTATTCTGGGAATTACACAAGGGTTTTTACCCATAGCAGGTTTTAATTATGGTGCTAAAAACACTAAAAGAGTTCATGAAAGCGTGGTTATTTCGATCAAATATGCGGCTTTGCTGGCTACTATTATTTTTGTTATGATTTTATTCTTTGCTCAATCAATAGTGACCGTTTTTACAAATGACCCAAAAGTAATTGCCGAAACCCCAAACGCATTACGCTGGGTATTTGCTGCTTCACCCATTATTGCCATTCAGCTTATTGGAGCAGCCTACTTTCAAGCAGCAGGAAAAGCCAAGAAAGCTTTATTTTTGACATTGACCAAACAAGGTTTTTTCTTAATTCCTTTGGTACTTATATTACCACATTTTTTAGGTATTTTTGGAGTATGGATTGCATTTCCTATTGCCGACGTGCTTTCAACCATAATAACAGCCTATTTCCTCAAAAAAGAAATGAATATCAATCCCATAACAGCAACCGATGGATTACTATAA
- the hemH gene encoding ferrochelatase, whose translation MKGVLLVNLGSPESPTPKDVKPYLDEFLMDKYVIDVPYLLRALLVRGIILRNRPEKSAAAYAKIWTDEGSPLVVISKRMHEKVKPQVDVPVALAMRYGNPSMLAGLQELHDKGVTEVMLFPLYPQHAMASTTTILVLAEELRKKHFPEMKFTIVPAFYNKPDYIKNLADSIKKSLENFEYDHLLFSYHGIPERHIRKTDITKSHCKIDGTCCNTPSPAHEFCYRHQCYEVTKLVVAALGIPEDKYSQTFQSRLAGDKWLTPYTDVEINKMPEKGIKNLAVVTPAFVSDCLETLEEIAMEANHQFKEHGGENFLAIPCLNDSDEWCATVSNWINEWAKV comes from the coding sequence ATGAAAGGCGTATTATTAGTCAATTTAGGTTCACCAGAAAGTCCAACTCCCAAAGATGTAAAACCTTATTTAGATGAATTTTTAATGGACAAATACGTGATTGACGTTCCGTATTTGTTGAGAGCTTTATTGGTACGTGGCATAATCCTTAGAAACAGACCCGAAAAATCGGCTGCCGCTTACGCAAAAATATGGACTGACGAAGGCTCACCATTAGTAGTCATTTCTAAAAGAATGCACGAAAAAGTAAAGCCACAAGTTGATGTTCCTGTTGCTTTGGCGATGCGTTACGGAAATCCTTCAATGTTGGCAGGTCTTCAAGAATTGCACGACAAAGGTGTTACCGAAGTAATGCTTTTCCCATTGTATCCGCAGCACGCGATGGCCTCTACAACCACAATATTAGTTTTAGCTGAAGAATTGCGTAAAAAACATTTTCCAGAAATGAAATTTACCATCGTTCCTGCTTTTTACAACAAGCCCGACTACATCAAAAACTTAGCTGATTCTATCAAAAAAAGCCTAGAGAACTTTGAATACGACCATTTATTATTCTCTTACCATGGTATCCCGGAACGCCACATTCGCAAAACAGATATAACCAAATCACATTGCAAAATTGATGGTACTTGCTGCAACACGCCTTCGCCTGCACATGAATTTTGTTACCGCCATCAATGTTATGAAGTGACAAAGCTGGTTGTAGCCGCACTAGGAATTCCTGAAGACAAATACAGCCAGACTTTTCAGTCTCGACTGGCTGGTGACAAGTGGTTAACACCATATACCGATGTTGAAATAAACAAAATGCCTGAGAAAGGAATTAAGAATCTAGCTGTGGTAACACCCGCTTTTGTTTCGGATTGTTTAGAGACTCTCGAAGAAATCGCCATGGAAGCCAATCACCAATTCAAAGAACACGGAGGCGAAAATTTCTTGGCTATTCCCTGCTTGAATGATAGCGACGAATGGTGCGCTACGGTAAGCAATTGGATTAACGAGTGGGCAAAAGTATAG
- a CDS encoding AraC family transcriptional regulator: MGSQEIITIEEDFTLIRFQNDSLETFQAKHEVSNDLIQFHFGLKGKAKFNFNQGSYILDLNEEKSYLFYNPQKELPLNLELAPNTWVISILISIQKFHRLFSNDAGHIPFLSDENKDKKYYKEGDISPSMAIVLSQLFHYNLNPSIKNLYYKGKGYELLSLYFNRSEDPNAEQCPFLIDEENVYKIKKAKEIIIANMAEPPGLQELADEIGLTLKKLKMGFKQIYGDTVYGYLFDYKMDYARQLLDSGSYNVNEVGLKIGYSTGSHFIAAFKKKFATTPKKYLMSINSNL; the protein is encoded by the coding sequence ATGGGTTCACAAGAAATTATAACAATCGAAGAAGATTTTACATTAATTCGGTTTCAAAATGATAGTTTAGAAACTTTTCAAGCCAAACACGAAGTGAGTAATGACTTGATTCAATTTCATTTCGGATTGAAGGGGAAGGCAAAATTCAACTTTAATCAAGGGAGTTATATATTGGATTTGAACGAGGAGAAATCCTATTTGTTCTACAATCCACAAAAAGAATTACCCCTCAATTTGGAATTGGCACCTAATACTTGGGTAATTTCGATTTTAATTTCGATTCAAAAATTTCACCGATTATTTTCTAATGATGCAGGACACATTCCATTTCTGAGCGACGAGAATAAAGACAAAAAATATTATAAAGAAGGAGACATCAGTCCATCAATGGCGATTGTTTTGAGTCAATTGTTTCATTATAATTTAAATCCTTCGATCAAGAATTTATATTACAAAGGCAAAGGATATGAGCTGTTAAGTTTATATTTCAACCGTTCTGAAGACCCAAATGCCGAACAATGTCCGTTTTTGATTGATGAAGAAAATGTCTATAAAATTAAAAAAGCCAAAGAAATCATCATTGCCAATATGGCCGAACCTCCAGGATTGCAAGAATTGGCAGACGAAATAGGTTTGACTTTAAAGAAACTCAAAATGGGTTTCAAGCAAATTTATGGCGATACTGTTTATGGCTACCTTTTTGATTACAAAATGGATTATGCACGTCAATTGCTGGACAGTGGCTCCTACAATGTCAATGAAGTGGGGTTAAAAATTGGTTACAGCACCGGAAGTCATTTTATAGCGGCTTTCAAAAAGAAATTTGCCACTACCCCAAAGAAATATTTGATGTCTATTAATTCGAATCTTTAA
- the hemA gene encoding glutamyl-tRNA reductase, with product MENHNVSKHHYFYSVGLSYKKADAEIRGKFSLDTLSKTRLLEQAKTEGIQSLFVTSTCNRTEIYGYAEHPFQLIKLLCENSNGTVEDFQKVAYVYKNQEAISHLFRVGTGLDSQILGDFEIISQIRNGFAEAKAMGLANAFMERLVNAVIQSSKKIKNETEISSGATSVSFASVQYIIKNVPDIGNKNILLFGTGKIGRNTCENLVKHTKNEHITLINRTKDKAEKLAGKLNLIVKDYSELHIELQKADVVVVATGAQNPTIDKAILNLKKPMLILDLSIPKNVNENVKDLEGVTLIHMDHLSQMTDETLENRKAHIPAAEAIIEEIKEEFIAWTKVRKFAPTINALKEKLNTIKNSELDFQSKKMSNFNEEQAEIISSRIIQKITTHFANHLKNEDTMVDESIDWIEKVFQIETTK from the coding sequence ATGGAAAATCATAACGTTTCGAAGCATCACTATTTTTACTCTGTTGGTCTTAGCTACAAAAAAGCCGATGCCGAGATAAGAGGTAAATTTAGTTTAGACACTTTATCTAAAACACGTTTGCTCGAACAAGCCAAAACGGAAGGCATCCAAAGTTTATTTGTGACTTCGACCTGTAATAGAACTGAAATCTACGGCTATGCCGAACATCCTTTTCAATTGATAAAATTACTTTGTGAGAACAGCAACGGTACCGTTGAAGATTTTCAAAAAGTCGCTTATGTTTATAAAAACCAAGAAGCTATTTCGCATTTATTCCGGGTAGGAACAGGTTTGGACAGCCAAATTCTGGGCGATTTTGAAATCATCAGTCAAATTCGCAATGGTTTTGCCGAAGCCAAAGCAATGGGTTTAGCCAATGCTTTTATGGAACGATTGGTGAATGCGGTAATACAATCCAGCAAAAAAATCAAAAATGAGACCGAAATCAGTTCAGGAGCCACTTCAGTGTCTTTTGCATCGGTTCAATACATTATCAAGAACGTTCCAGATATTGGAAACAAGAATATTTTACTTTTCGGGACAGGGAAAATCGGAAGAAATACCTGTGAGAATTTAGTAAAACACACCAAAAACGAACACATCACTTTAATCAACAGAACCAAAGACAAAGCCGAGAAATTGGCAGGAAAGTTGAACCTGATTGTTAAGGATTACTCGGAACTGCATATTGAACTGCAAAAAGCGGATGTGGTGGTGGTTGCTACGGGCGCCCAAAACCCTACTATCGACAAAGCTATTTTGAATTTGAAAAAGCCGATGTTGATTTTGGATTTATCAATTCCTAAAAATGTCAATGAAAACGTCAAAGACCTTGAAGGAGTTACTTTGATTCATATGGATCATTTGTCACAAATGACCGACGAAACTTTGGAAAACAGAAAAGCCCATATCCCAGCAGCAGAGGCTATTATTGAAGAAATAAAGGAGGAATTTATCGCCTGGACCAAAGTAAGAAAGTTTGCGCCAACCATAAATGCCTTGAAAGAGAAGTTGAATACGATTAAAAATTCGGAATTGGATTTTCAAAGCAAAAAGATGTCCAACTTCAACGAAGAGCAAGCCGAAATCATCAGTTCCAGAATCATTCAAAAAATTACGACCCATTTTGCCAACCATCTTAAAAATGAAGACACAATGGTAGATGAGAGCATCGATTGGATCGAAAAAGTTTTTCAAATAGAAACTACAAAATAA
- a CDS encoding GxxExxY protein yields the protein MTKKEVTQLAYEITGFAIKVHKALGPGLLESIYEQCLKYELEQNGYDVKQQLVVKIDYYDLELESDLRIDLLVNDCVVVELKAIESLLPIHEAQLLTYMKLLQRPQGLLINFNTLNITKSMKPLVNDYFARLID from the coding sequence ATGACAAAAAAAGAGGTTACACAATTAGCTTATGAAATTACAGGTTTCGCGATAAAAGTGCATAAAGCTTTAGGACCAGGACTTTTAGAAAGCATTTATGAGCAATGTCTTAAATATGAATTAGAACAAAACGGATACGATGTTAAACAACAATTAGTTGTTAAAATAGATTATTATGACCTTGAATTAGAATCTGATCTAAGAATTGATTTACTGGTAAATGATTGTGTAGTAGTTGAGTTAAAAGCAATAGAAAGCCTTTTGCCAATTCATGAAGCACAATTGCTAACTTACATGAAATTACTGCAAAGACCTCAAGGTTTATTAATTAATTTTAACACTTTAAACATAACAAAATCAATGAAACCACTTGTAAATGATTATTTTGCAAGATTAATAGATTAA
- the hemC gene encoding hydroxymethylbilane synthase, which translates to MAEKTIRIGTRDSELALWQAHTVEKKLNDLGYKTEIIAVKSQGDIILDKPLYELGITGIFTKTLDIAMINGQVDIAVHSMKDVPTALPIGIVQGAVLERANTLDILVHKGNLDFLEGKGTIATGSLRRQAQWWNKYPNHNVVDLRGNVNTRMQKLQENDWNGAVFAAAGLERINLKPENYINLDWMIPAPAQGAMVVVAMANDDFSRDAVAQLNDIETEVCTHIERQFLKTLEGGCTAPIGALAKYNEIEDTIHFNGVLFSIDGQQKIEVNKIVPIEEWKKLGYNSAQEIFANGGTQLMATIKESLKK; encoded by the coding sequence ATGGCAGAAAAAACAATACGTATTGGAACCCGTGATAGCGAACTCGCGTTATGGCAAGCCCACACGGTAGAAAAAAAGCTAAACGATTTAGGCTATAAAACCGAAATCATTGCCGTAAAATCACAAGGAGATATCATTCTTGATAAACCGCTTTACGAACTGGGAATCACCGGTATTTTTACCAAAACGCTTGACATTGCTATGATAAATGGCCAAGTGGATATTGCTGTGCATTCGATGAAAGACGTCCCAACCGCTTTACCGATTGGCATCGTTCAAGGTGCGGTTCTCGAAAGAGCCAATACTTTGGACATTTTGGTTCACAAAGGAAATCTTGATTTTTTAGAAGGAAAAGGAACTATCGCCACAGGAAGCTTACGCCGTCAAGCCCAATGGTGGAATAAATATCCGAATCACAACGTAGTCGATTTGCGCGGAAACGTAAATACTAGAATGCAAAAACTACAGGAAAACGATTGGAACGGAGCCGTTTTTGCCGCTGCAGGATTGGAGCGCATTAACCTGAAACCAGAAAATTATATCAATCTCGATTGGATGATTCCTGCGCCTGCACAAGGAGCAATGGTTGTTGTGGCAATGGCGAACGATGATTTTTCTCGAGATGCCGTTGCGCAGCTCAACGATATCGAAACCGAAGTGTGTACTCATATCGAAAGACAATTTCTAAAAACCCTCGAAGGCGGTTGCACGGCACCTATTGGCGCTTTGGCAAAATACAATGAAATTGAAGATACCATCCATTTTAACGGAGTGCTGTTTTCGATTGACGGTCAACAAAAAATCGAAGTCAACAAAATCGTTCCTATCGAAGAATGGAAAAAGCTGGGTTATAACTCGGCTCAAGAAATCTTCGCAAACGGCGGAACTCAATTGATGGCAACAATAAAAGAAAGCTTAAAAAAATAA
- a CDS encoding uroporphyrinogen-III synthase: protein MSKTVILSTKTLSDIQRRELLNAGFEVFEEDFISTKKQEFELNAINDNLIFTSQNAAQSVLENSDVENLKTKNVFCVGLKTKILLSEAGFNVVAYTGYAADLAEIIALIYSQESYTFFSGNLRKETLPKALKEAGIKFNEIQVYETLLTPIKIKEKIDAILFFSPSAVESYLKDNVIKKENCFCIGETTAEALDKITKNIIVADQPSVEDVIEDVIAEYK from the coding sequence ATGAGTAAAACAGTTATATTATCTACCAAAACGCTGTCGGATATTCAGCGACGAGAACTTCTAAATGCTGGTTTTGAAGTGTTCGAAGAGGATTTCATTTCGACTAAGAAGCAAGAATTCGAACTTAATGCCATCAACGACAATTTGATTTTTACCAGTCAAAATGCGGCACAGAGTGTTTTAGAAAATTCGGATGTTGAGAATTTGAAAACCAAAAATGTTTTTTGCGTTGGACTAAAAACGAAAATTCTATTATCTGAAGCTGGGTTCAATGTGGTTGCTTACACGGGTTATGCTGCCGATTTAGCCGAGATAATCGCTTTGATTTATAGTCAAGAAAGCTACACTTTCTTTAGTGGAAATCTGCGTAAAGAAACACTGCCAAAAGCGTTGAAAGAAGCTGGGATAAAATTCAATGAGATTCAGGTTTATGAAACGCTATTGACTCCGATAAAGATTAAGGAGAAAATCGATGCAATTTTGTTTTTCAGTCCTTCTGCTGTTGAAAGTTACTTGAAAGACAATGTTATAAAGAAAGAAAACTGCTTTTGCATAGGCGAAACTACCGCAGAGGCATTAGATAAAATAACAAAAAACATTATCGTCGCAGATCAGCCCAGCGTTGAAGATGTGATTGAGGATGTAATAGCTGAGTATAAATAA
- the hemE gene encoding uroporphyrinogen decarboxylase, translating to MIKNDLFLKALKGETVQRPPVWMMRQAGRYLPEFRALRDKYDFFTRCETPELAAEITVQPIRRIAPDAAILFSDILVVPRAMGIHVELKDNLGPIIPNPIRTMEQVNQVYVPDVNETLGYVFDAIKLTKEMLNDEVPLIGFAGSPWTIFCYAVEGKGSKSFDTAKGFCFSNPVAAHTLLQKITDTTILYLKEKVKAGVNAVQIFDSWGGMLSPVDYQEFSWNYINQIVDALAEVTPVIVFGKGCWFALGEMGKSKASALGVDWTCTPRNARYLSGGNITLQGNFDPSRLLSPIPTIKKMVHEMIDEFGKDKYIVNLGHGILPNIPVDHAKAFIDAVKEYGN from the coding sequence ATGATAAAGAACGACCTATTTTTAAAAGCTTTAAAAGGAGAAACAGTACAACGCCCGCCAGTTTGGATGATGCGTCAAGCCGGAAGATATTTACCGGAATTTAGAGCTTTGCGTGACAAATACGATTTTTTCACCCGTTGCGAAACTCCGGAATTAGCTGCAGAAATTACCGTTCAGCCTATCCGCAGAATTGCTCCAGATGCCGCTATTTTATTTTCGGATATTTTGGTAGTGCCAAGAGCAATGGGAATTCACGTAGAATTGAAAGACAATTTGGGGCCAATTATCCCTAACCCAATTCGTACAATGGAACAAGTAAACCAAGTTTATGTTCCGGATGTAAATGAAACTTTAGGTTATGTTTTTGATGCCATAAAATTGACCAAAGAAATGCTGAATGATGAGGTGCCCTTAATTGGTTTCGCAGGTTCGCCTTGGACAATTTTCTGTTACGCTGTTGAAGGAAAAGGTTCTAAAAGTTTTGATACTGCCAAAGGTTTTTGTTTCTCAAACCCAGTAGCAGCACACACTTTATTGCAAAAAATCACCGACACCACTATTTTATACTTAAAAGAAAAAGTAAAAGCGGGAGTCAACGCTGTTCAAATTTTTGACTCTTGGGGAGGAATGCTTTCACCAGTAGATTACCAAGAATTCTCTTGGAATTACATTAACCAAATTGTTGATGCTTTGGCTGAGGTTACTCCAGTTATTGTTTTCGGAAAAGGATGTTGGTTTGCTTTAGGTGAAATGGGGAAAAGTAAAGCTTCTGCACTTGGAGTAGATTGGACTTGTACTCCAAGAAATGCTAGATACCTTTCAGGTGGAAATATTACATTACAAGGAAATTTTGACCCTTCAAGATTGCTTTCGCCAATTCCGACTATCAAGAAAATGGTTCACGAAATGATTGACGAATTCGGAAAAGACAAATACATCGTGAACTTAGGACACGGAATTTTACCAAACATTCCCGTAGATCACGCCAAAGCATTTATTGATGCGGTGAAGGAATACGGGAACTAA
- a CDS encoding GNAT family N-acetyltransferase produces the protein MIIIENICIDKLKPTDANQLHQFIIENTERLSKFFPLTLSSNKTFEKSVAYIESKEREIQQKVNFTFAIREIDTQKIIGLIIIKKIDWTNRIGEFAYCIGNDFEGKGMISKAVKALSSFACDELELKTLQIIAHKTNLGSIKVAENNGFIWQKTLIDEFKPTDEAPLDMELYELTK, from the coding sequence ATGATAATCATTGAAAACATTTGTATTGATAAATTGAAACCGACGGATGCCAATCAGCTGCATCAGTTTATTATTGAGAATACGGAACGATTAAGTAAATTTTTCCCACTTACACTTTCTAGTAATAAGACATTTGAAAAATCAGTAGCATATATTGAAAGTAAAGAGAGAGAAATTCAACAGAAAGTAAATTTCACTTTTGCAATTAGAGAAATCGATACTCAAAAAATCATTGGATTAATTATCATTAAAAAAATTGATTGGACAAATAGAATTGGTGAATTTGCCTATTGTATTGGAAATGATTTTGAAGGGAAGGGTATGATTTCTAAAGCAGTTAAAGCTCTTTCAAGTTTTGCTTGCGATGAATTAGAATTAAAAACGCTCCAAATTATTGCTCACAAAACTAATTTGGGAAGCATTAAAGTGGCAGAAAATAATGGTTTTATTTGGCAAAAAACACTAATTGATGAGTTTAAACCAACAGATGAAGCTCCATTAGATATGGAATTATATGAATTAACAAAATGA
- the hemF gene encoding oxygen-dependent coproporphyrinogen oxidase encodes MKNKFYAYIQNLQDQIVAGLEAVDGQAKFREDLWERPEGGGGRTRVIENGKVFEKGGVNISAVHGKLPDSMQKLFNVGEADFFACGLSLVLHPKNPMVPTVHANWRYFEMYDDNGSVIQQWFGGGQDLTPYYLFEEDAIHFHQTCKTACDKHNPEFYPKYKKQCDAYFWNAHRNEARGIGGLFFDYCKATNEMSMENWFNFVTEVGNSFLEAYVPIVERRKNLPYTTENRTWQEIRRGRYVEFNLVHDKGTLFGLKTNGRIESILMSLPPNVQWVYDHHPEAGSEEEKLLKVLENPKEWIAD; translated from the coding sequence ATGAAAAATAAATTTTACGCCTACATACAAAATCTTCAAGACCAAATCGTAGCAGGATTAGAAGCTGTTGACGGGCAAGCTAAATTCCGTGAAGATCTTTGGGAACGCCCGGAAGGCGGTGGAGGAAGAACCCGCGTAATCGAAAACGGAAAAGTTTTCGAAAAAGGTGGTGTCAATATTTCGGCAGTGCACGGAAAATTGCCAGATTCAATGCAAAAACTATTCAATGTAGGTGAAGCCGATTTTTTTGCCTGTGGTTTGAGTTTGGTTTTGCATCCAAAAAATCCAATGGTACCAACGGTTCACGCTAATTGGCGTTATTTCGAAATGTATGATGACAATGGAAGCGTGATTCAGCAATGGTTTGGCGGAGGACAGGATTTAACCCCTTATTATTTGTTTGAGGAAGATGCCATTCATTTTCATCAAACCTGTAAAACGGCTTGTGATAAACACAACCCTGAGTTTTACCCAAAATATAAAAAACAATGTGACGCCTATTTTTGGAATGCACATCGTAACGAAGCCCGCGGAATAGGTGGATTATTCTTTGATTATTGCAAAGCAACAAACGAAATGTCAATGGAAAATTGGTTTAACTTTGTTACAGAAGTTGGAAATAGTTTTCTTGAAGCCTATGTTCCAATAGTTGAAAGAAGAAAAAACCTGCCATATACTACTGAGAACAGAACGTGGCAAGAAATAAGAAGAGGACGTTACGTAGAATTCAATTTGGTGCACGATAAAGGCACTTTATTTGGATTAAAAACGAACGGAAGGATAGAAAGTATCCTGATGAGCTTACCGCCGAACGTGCAATGGGTTTACGATCATCATCCGGAGGCGGGAAGCGAAGAAGAAAAGTTATTGAAAGTATTAGAAAATCCTAAAGAATGGATTGCAGATTGA
- the hemB gene encoding porphobilinogen synthase, which translates to MFPLHRNRRLRVSESIRSLVRETTLSPTDFMFPMFIAEGENVNVEISSMPGIFRRSIDLTVAEVKEIYALGIRAVNIYVKVSENLKDNTGKEAWNKDGLMQQAIRAIKSACPEMIVMPDVALDPYSIYGHDGIIANGDVENDSTVAALVKMAVSHAEAGADFVAPSDMMDGRVLRLREGLDAAGFHNVGIMSYSAKYASAFYGPFRDALDSAPREADIAVPKDKKTYQMDYANRIEAIKEALSDVEEGADMVMVKPGIAYLDIVREVKNAVNVPVTVFHVSGEYAMIKAAAERGWLDNDKIMMEQLMCIKRAGASLISTYFAKEAAILLNK; encoded by the coding sequence ATGTTCCCATTACACAGAAACCGCCGTTTAAGAGTTAGCGAATCCATTCGTTCTTTGGTTAGAGAAACCACTTTAAGCCCAACCGATTTTATGTTTCCTATGTTCATCGCCGAAGGCGAAAATGTAAATGTCGAAATATCATCTATGCCCGGAATCTTCCGCCGTTCGATCGATTTGACGGTAGCTGAGGTTAAAGAAATTTATGCTTTGGGGATTCGTGCGGTCAATATTTATGTAAAAGTTAGCGAGAATTTAAAAGACAATACTGGAAAAGAAGCTTGGAATAAAGACGGCTTAATGCAGCAAGCCATTCGTGCCATCAAATCGGCTTGTCCGGAGATGATTGTGATGCCGGATGTGGCTTTGGACCCGTATTCCATTTATGGTCATGACGGAATTATTGCCAATGGCGATGTCGAAAACGACTCAACCGTTGCCGCTTTGGTAAAAATGGCTGTTTCTCATGCTGAGGCCGGAGCCGATTTTGTAGCGCCATCGGATATGATGGACGGACGCGTTTTGCGTTTACGCGAAGGATTGGACGCCGCAGGATTTCACAACGTTGGAATTATGAGTTATTCGGCAAAGTATGCTTCTGCGTTTTACGGGCCTTTTCGTGATGCATTGGACAGTGCGCCCAGAGAAGCGGATATTGCCGTTCCAAAGGACAAAAAAACATACCAAATGGACTATGCCAACCGCATCGAAGCCATCAAAGAAGCTTTATCCGATGTTGAAGAAGGTGCCGATATGGTAATGGTAAAACCCGGAATAGCGTATTTGGACATTGTTCGCGAAGTCAAAAATGCCGTGAATGTTCCCGTAACCGTTTTCCACGTATCTGGCGAATATGCGATGATCAAAGCCGCTGCCGAAAGAGGCTGGTTGGATAACGACAAAATTATGATGGAACAATTAATGTGTATCAAAAGAGCGGGAGCGAGTTTGATTTCGACTTATTTTGCGAAAGAAGCTGCTATTCTTTTAAACAAATAG